Genomic DNA from Candidatus Neomarinimicrobiota bacterium:
GTACGAAATATAGGAATAATGGCTCATATAGATGCTGGTAAGACGACAACTACCGAGCGAGTACTGTATTATACGGGAAAGATTCATCGAATGGGTGAAGTCCATGACGGTACAGCAACAATGGACTGGATGCAGCAGGAAAAAGAAAGAGGAATAACAATTACTTCTGCTGCCACTACCTGCTATTGGAAGGACCATAGAATAAACATTATTGATACACCTGGGCATGTTGACTTTACAGCGGAGGTTGAAAGGTCACTAAGGGTACTTGATGGTGCTATAGCTGTATTCTGTGCTGTTGGTGGGGTTGAGCCTCAGAGTGAAACTGTATGGCGACAGGCAGATAAATTCATGGTACCCAGAATTGCTTTTGTTAATAAGATGGATCGTGCGGGTGCAGATTTTTTTAATGTATTGGATATGATGAAGGAACGGCTATATACAAATCCAATACCGATTAATATTCCTGATGGTAGTGGAGATAAGTTTTCTGGAACGATAGATTTAATAAGGATGAAGAAAATAGTATATGATGATAGTCTACTAGGTGCTAAATATGAATATACGGACATTCCGGAAGGAATAGTTGAGGTTGCGACCCGGTACAGGCAAAAGTTACTGGAAGCGGTAAGTCTTTTTGATGATCAATTACTTGAAAAATATCTGAATAATGAAGAGATAAATGAAGAGGAAATAATAAAAGCTATTAGAGTTGGTACATTAAAAAATGAGATAGTTCCGGTACTATGTGGTTCAGCATTAAAAAATAAAGGGATTCAGCAACTTCTTGATGCCATAGTATTTTTTTTACCATCGCCGTTAGATCTACCACCAGTAGAGGGTGTAAATCCTAGAGGAACAAGAATAGAAAGAAAACCCTCTGATAGTGAACCTTTTGCAGGTTTAATTTTTAAGGTTCAATCAGATCCCCATGCAGGAAGGCTCTGTTATATCAGAGTATACTCAGGGAATATAAAAAAAGGTGATCGAGTATATAATTCATTACTGGATAAGAAGGAGAGAATACTTAGGATAATGTTAATGCATGCCAATAAAAGGCAGGACGTAGATACGCTCTCAACAGGTGAAATAGGTGCAGTAATAGGTCCAAAGTTCAGTTTTACAGGCCATACCTTATGCGATTCTAAAAATCCGATAATATTAGAGTCGTTGCAATTCCCGGAGCCTGTAATTTCCATTGCTATAGAACCAAAATCGCCATCGGAATCCAAATTGCTTGAG
This window encodes:
- the fusA gene encoding elongation factor G; this translates as MKEEQLRKVRNIGIMAHIDAGKTTTTERVLYYTGKIHRMGEVHDGTATMDWMQQEKERGITITSAATTCYWKDHRINIIDTPGHVDFTAEVERSLRVLDGAIAVFCAVGGVEPQSETVWRQADKFMVPRIAFVNKMDRAGADFFNVLDMMKERLYTNPIPINIPDGSGDKFSGTIDLIRMKKIVYDDSLLGAKYEYTDIPEGIVEVATRYRQKLLEAVSLFDDQLLEKYLNNEEINEEEIIKAIRVGTLKNEIVPVLCGSALKNKGIQQLLDAIVFFLPSPLDLPPVEGVNPRGTRIERKPSDSEPFAGLIFKVQSDPHAGRLCYIRVYSGNIKKGDRVYNSLLDKKERILRIMLMHANKRQDVDTLSTGEIGAVIGPKFSFTGHTLCDSKNPIILESLQFPEPVISIAIEPKSPSESKLLEESIARLIDEDPTYKVSRDEESGQTVVSGMGELHLEIFVDRLKREFGISVHVGRPQVSYRETVSKEAVGKGVFDKVISGKNYLAKVKVKVSQNKENENNIFLISFDKATIPNEIVNSVEKGIRERLSSGCLAGYPVNKIIVDVIDVEYRENESADFAFEAAASYAVECALKKANPVLMEPIMYLEVVIPDEYVGDVINDLNMRKAHILNINKRKELNVIDSYVPLRNVFGYATDIRSIAQGRASFTLKFSHYEVCSEEVQKSILSEKIGYVSELA